From the Tenacibaculum dicentrarchi genome, the window ACTTGCCGTTTCACGAGGCAAATACGGGCGAATATTCCAATAGTTTCTATATCCTCCAGAACGTTTTATTGCTTTTGAAACATTTCCAGGTCCTGAATTATAAGCTGCCAAGGCTAAATCCCAATCGCCAAATGTTTTATATAAATGACTCAAATATTTACAAGCTGCAATAGTTGCTTTTACAGGGTTTTGACGCTCATCAACATACGAATTTACTTTTAAATCAAACTGAATTCCTGTTCCATACATAAATTGCCAAAGTCCTGTTGCGCCAACTCTTGAGCGAGCCGCAGGACGCAAAGCCGATTCTACGATAGCTAAATATTTCATCTCTAATGGAACATCAAACTGGTCTAAATACTGTTCAAACATCGGGAAATAATAGTGTGCCTTTGCCATTAAAGCAGGATAATATTTTGTTCGATATTTTAAATAACTGTTAATTACTTTTTCTAAAGATGGATTATATGCTAAACGAAATGGTGTCTTCAAATTCAAATCATTCAAACGTTTTTTTAGCAAATCGGTAGAAAGCATTACTGTTGTATTACCAATAATATCTTTGTCATCAATTACATATTGAATACTATCAAATGATGATGCGTTGAATTTTTTTTCAATCAGTAAACTATCTACTTTTTTTAAATCTGTATCTGAAAAACAGGCATAAATCTTTTTTCTTTTAATAGTATCTTTTACAATAGAATCTGTTGCTACAAAATTAGAATCAATTGCTATTGCTGTATTTTCTATAGGAACAAAAACACTATCAACAGGTTGTTGTGCAAAAATTGATACCGTAAAAAAAAGTAGTATTAGTAAGTTTCTCATGTTTAATTTATAAATTTAATTCAACAACAATCGGACAATGGTCAGAATGTTTTGCTTCGGGTAAAATATAGGCTCTTGATATTTTATCTTTTAAAGGTTCAGCAACCA encodes:
- a CDS encoding lytic transglycosylase domain-containing protein is translated as MRNLLILLFFTVSIFAQQPVDSVFVPIENTAIAIDSNFVATDSIVKDTIKRKKIYACFSDTDLKKVDSLLIEKKFNASSFDSIQYVIDDKDIIGNTTVMLSTDLLKKRLNDLNLKTPFRLAYNPSLEKVINSYLKYRTKYYPALMAKAHYYFPMFEQYLDQFDVPLEMKYLAIVESALRPAARSRVGATGLWQFMYGTGIQFDLKVNSYVDERQNPVKATIAACKYLSHLYKTFGDWDLALAAYNSGPGNVSKAIKRSGGYRNYWNIRPYLPRETASYVPAFYATMYIFEYAEAHNIYPEPPTIYHFETDTIQVKRTVTFDQISAKTNIDTELLSFLNPSYKLAVIPYAENKNYAVRLPKKHVIDFLEKEQDIYVLANIEDSKREKPLPKYFEEDKQTRYKVRNGDYLGKIANKFGVKVSQIKRWNGMRSHRLKIGQRLKIYPKKLTAHKKVIRKKNKLPKGPHKVYVVERGDSLWTISKKYPSVSIDQIKKWNNIWSVKSLKPGMKLKIFKS